From one Triticum aestivum cultivar Chinese Spring chromosome 4B, IWGSC CS RefSeq v2.1, whole genome shotgun sequence genomic stretch:
- the LOC123091288 gene encoding uncharacterized protein, translating into MASHRYSTHLLSEIHPIEEGNGLAHPRGTPLHPQIHPSEEVAGMPSHRRSALLLSQIHTIEECDELAHPCGMCVRPQIQAGEEDIGTTRRRRQRHRGTSSEAPSSLPDNDDILREIFLRLPSDLYSFPRASAICKRWRGLLIDPKFLCQFYTHHCKPPLLGIFENCSKEGMVFTPIPALVADYIPPERFSLGRPRLTYVLDCRHGRVLIEDLEQKYLIVCDPITSEKCRVALPCKFKWSFVGAVLCTAGYKGPSSPFKVVLVSWDGVDNQLLAYVYSSMTDTWGNLISVEAPDNTYFHGCRSTLVGNVLYWPVMNGRGTILEFDLDSQNLTMIKGPPGMNDTGNFQIIQAEDGAVGLAMLSCHNLQIWQRKVNCQGVCIWLLQKTVSLHKLLKIPPRGNKRIKWPDKFLGYEEDNDVIFLYRYESVYMVQLKSMQFRKFNGTRSREYRECCYPFTGFFPPGTTITSGCKEAEMLG; encoded by the exons ATGGCCAGCCACCGCTACAGCACACACCTCCTTTCTGAGATCCACCCCATTGAGGAGGGCAACGGATTGGCCCACCCACGCGGCACGCCCCTCCATCCTCAGATCCACCCAAGTGAGGAGGTTGCTGGAATGCCCAGCCACCGCCGCAGTGCACTCCTCCTTTCCCAGATCCACACCATCGAGGAGTGTGACGAACTTGCCCACCCATGTGGCATGTGCGTCCGTCCCCAGATCCAGGCTGGTGAGGAGGATATTGGAACAACTCGTCGCAGACGTCAACGCCACCGCGGCACCTCGTCGGAGGCACCCTCCTCCCTGCCGGACAACGACGATATACTCAGGGAGATCTTTCTCCGCCTCCCCTCGGACCTGTACTCATTCCCCCGAGCGTCTGCCATCTGCAAGCGTTGGCGAGGCCTCCTCATCGACCCCAAGTTCCTCTGCCAGTTCTACACACACCACTGCAAGCCGCCCCTCCTCGGCATCTTCGAGAACTGCAGCAAGGAAGGTATGGTGTTCACCCCCATTCCGGCTCTAGTTGCCGACTACATCCCTCCGGAGCGCTTCTCCCTTGGACGCCCCCGACTTACCTATGTGCTCGACTGCCGCCACGGTCGCGTACTTATCGAAGATCTAGAGCAGAAATACCTCATTGTGTGCGACCCCATCACAAGTGAGAAGTGTCGCGTGGCTCTTCcatgcaagttcaagtggagcttTGTCGGAGCGGTGCTCTGCACAGCCGGCTACAAGGGGCCCTCCAGCCCCTTCAAGGTGGTATTGGTGTCCTGGGATGGCGTGGATAATCAACTCCTCGCCTACGTTTACTCCTCGATGACCGACACATGGGGCAATCTCATATCAGTTGAGGCTCCAGATAATACTTATTTTCATGGTTGTCGTAGCACCCTTGTTGGCAATGTCCTTTACTGGCCAGTTATGAATGGGAGAGGTACAATACTTGAGTTTGATTTGGACAGCCAGAACCTTACCATGATCAAGGGGCCTCCTGGTATGAATGATACTGGCAACTTTCAGATCATCCAGGCAGAGGATGGCGCCGTTGGTCTTGCCATGTTGTCCTGTCATAACCTTCAAATTTGGCAGAGGAAGGTCAATTGTCAAGGTGTTTGCATATGGTTGTTGCAGAAAACGGTTTCATTGCACAAGCTTCTTAAGATCCCTCCTCGGGGCAATAAAAGGATCAAATGGCCGGACAAATTTCTGGGCTATGAAGAGGATAACGATGTAATCTTTTTATATAGATACGAAAGTGTCTATATGGTTCAACTCAAGTCAATGCAATTCAGGAAATTTAATGGAACCCGTTCCAGGGAGTATAGGGAGTGTTGTTATCCTTTCACGGGTTTCTTCCCACCAG GCACAACCATTACTAGTGGATGTAAAGAAGCTGAAATGTTAGGATGA